The proteins below are encoded in one region of Scomber japonicus isolate fScoJap1 chromosome 2, fScoJap1.pri, whole genome shotgun sequence:
- the r3hcc1l gene encoding coiled-coil domain-containing protein R3HCC1L → MESEQPKEDCTTAQPSSTPASQSKKPSQALYVPKQRLPASKDKAQTQGEVKPRPRPRYTDKARKNAKNKKDKAGAGGKTAPIEGEHGSEVQNGESNPDVKEERLQDTEVGSNEQPDSTSGVAASSPEEKEEEESWDTLFNDEGDCLEPHLLEELALKEGGKKKSIQEARFDYYNMDQDDDEDIDLTDDELSHIVEIYDFPTEFKTEDLVKLFQCYQQRGFDIQWIDDKHALGLFSSPIPAREALRSKHPLMKLRPLSKSSPAVKAKARSCSDYLLPAKERPQTSAALARQLVIGALGVKSNVTKEQREAERKKLQEARENKRLAVKQKEDAWEGK, encoded by the exons ATGGAGTCGGAACAGCCAAAGGAAGACTGCACCACTGCGCAGCCTTCATCCACACCTGCTTCTCAGTCGAAGAAACCAAGTCAGGCTCTGTATGTGCCCAAACAACGACTTCCTGCCTCCAAAGACAAAGCGCAGACTCAGGGAGAAGTTAAACCAAGACCTAGGCCTCGCTACACAGACAAGGCACGAAAGAATGCCAAAAACAAGAAGGACAAGGCTGGAGCCGGGGGAAAGACAGCACCTATTGAAGGAGAACATGGGAGTGAGGTACAGAACGGTGAAAGCAATCCTGATGTGAAGGAAGAGAGGCTACAGGATACAGAGGTGGGGAGTAATGAGCAGCCTGACTCAACCAGTGGGGTGGCGGCGTCCTCTCctgaggaaaaggaggaagaggagagttGGGACACCTTGTTCAATGATGAGGGGGATTGTCTTGAGCCACACCTGCTTGAGGAG CTGGCtctgaaagaaggaggaaaaaagaagtcCATCCAGGAAGCCAGATTTGATTACTACAACATGGACCAAGATGACGATGAGGACATCGACCTCACAGACGACGAACTCTCTCACATCGTAGAGATCTATGATTTTCCTACTGAGTTTAAGACCGAGGATCTTGTCAAACTGTTTCAGTGCTACCA aCAGAGAGGGTTTGACATTCAGTGGATTGATGACAAACATGCCCTGGGTCTCTTCTCAAGTCCCATACCAG CCCGTGAGGCTCTGAGGTCCAAACATCCCCTCATGAAGTTGCGACCACTATCCAAATCCTCCCCTGCCGTAAAGGCCAAAGCCCGTAGCTGCTCAG ACTACCTCCTGCCTGCTAAGGAGAGACCTCAGACGAGTGCAGCACTGGCTCGCCAGCTTGTGATCGGTGCCCTCGGTGTAAAGAGCAACGTGACAAAGGAGCAgcgggaggcagagaggaagaagctcCAGGAAGCAAGAG AAAATAAGCGCCTGGCAGTCAAACAGAAGGAGGATGCTTGGGAGGGGAAGTGA
- the crtac1a gene encoding cartilage acidic protein 1a: MWGSGLLLLLVGLWHQSHAQNSDPMLQDVTQTMLPPDGLHNPTQLNYGMAVTDVDGDGDLEVVVAGYDGPNLVLKYDRTQNRLVNIAIDDSNSPYYALRDRAGNAIGVTACDVDGDGREEIYFLNTNNAYSGRATYSDKLFKFRNGRFEDLLSDELNVRRGVANRMAGRSVACVDRKGTGRYSIYVANYASGNIGPHALLEMDEAGSDLTKGIIALSDVAAEAGVNKYTGGRGVVVGPILSQSRSDVFCDNENGPNFLFKNNGDGTFVDMARKAGVEDRYQHGRGIALADFNGDGKTDIVYGNWNGPHRLFLQGSDFKFRNIATGGFATPSPIRTVIAADFDNDKELEVFFNNIAYRGNAPNRLFRVSRRADADPVIQELNVGDAAEPQGRGTGGTVTDLDGDGQLDLLLAHGESAQQPISVFKVTQGSSNNWLRIIPRTKFGSFARGAKVTAFTKQSGAQTRIIDGGSGYLCEMEPVAHFGLGNDVVTVLEVSWPDGSSLTRVVQPAEMNSVVVVAYPTGREMSVLANDTQCGKGFTVKNGRCAGI, from the exons ATGTGGGGTTCAGGTCTGTTGCTCCTGCTGGTCGGACTCTGGCATCAATCCCATGCTCAGAACTCTGACCCCATGCTTCAGGATGTAACACAGACTATGCTTCCACCTGATGGCCTTCACAATCCAACACAGCTCAATTATGGGATGGCGGTAACTGATGTGGATGGTGACGGCGACCTAGAAGTGGTGGTGGCAGG GTATGACGGCCCCAACCTGGTTTTGAAGTATGACCGCACCCAGAACAGGCTGGTAAACATTGCTATTGATGACAGTAACTCTCCATACTATGCACTGAGGGACCGAGCAGGGAACGCCATTGGAGTTACTGCCTGTGATGTGGATGGAGACGGACGTGAGGAGATCTACTTCCTCAACACAAACAATGCCTACTCTG gaCGGGCAACTTACTCAGACAAGCTCTTCAAGTTTCGTAATGGCCGATTTGAGGATCTGCTCAGTGACGAGCTCAATGTGCGTCGTGGCGTTGCTAATCGCATGGCAGGACGCTCTGTGGCATGTGTCGACAGAAAG GGAACTGGCCGCTACTCCATCTACGTGGCCAACTATGCCAGTGGCAACATCGGCCCCCACGCCCTCTTAGAAATGGATGAGGCTGGCAGTGATTTGACCAAGGGCATCATTGCTCTGTCTGACGTAGCTGCTGAAGCTGGAGTGAACAAGTACACTG GCGGCCGTGGCGTGGTGGTTGGACCAATCCTAAGCCAGTCAAGATCGGATGTGTTCTGTGACAATGAGAACGGACCCAACTTCCTGTTTAAGAACAATGGAGATGGGACTTTTGTTGATATGGCCAGAAAGGCAG GTGTGGAGGACCGATACCAGCATGGCAGAGGAATAGCACTAGCTGACTTCAATGGTGATGGAAAGACGGACATCGTCTACGGCAACTGGAATGGCCCACACAGACTTTTCCTGCAGGGCAGCGACTTTAAATTCCGG AATATTGCTACTGGAGGATTTGCCACCCCCTCCCCTATTCGCACGGTCATCGCTGCAGACTTTGATAATGACAAGGAGCTGGAGGTGTTTTTCAACAATATTGCCTACAGAGGCAACGCCCCCAACAGGCTGTTCAG GGTGTCGAGGAGAGCTGATGCAGACCCTGTGATCCAGGAGCTTAATGTGGGAGATGCTGCAGAGCCACAAGGAAGAGGAACAG GTGGCACTGTGACAGACTTGGATGGGGACGGACAGCTGGACCTGCTGTTGGCTCACGGCGAGAGCGCCCAGCAGCCGATCTCTGTCTTCAAGGTCACGCAG GGCTCGTCCAATAACTGGCTGCGTATCATCCCTCGCACCAAATTTGGCTCTTTTGCTCGAGGTGCCAAGGTAACAGCCTTTACCAAACAGAGTGGGGCCCAAACACGCATCATAGATGGAGGCTCAGGGTACCTGTGTGAGATGGAGCCTGTTGCCCACTTTGGCTTAG GAAACGATGTGGTGACCGTACTGGAGGTCTCTTGGCCTGATGGCAGCTCCCTCACTCGTGTCGTTCAGCCTGCTGAAATGAACTCAGTGGTGGTAGTAGCCTATCCCACAGGGAGGGAAATGTCTGTGCTTGCCAATGACACACAG tGTGGTAAAGGCTTTACTGTCAAGAACGGCCGCTGCGCAG GTATTTGA
- the golga7ba gene encoding golgin A7 family, member Ba has product MQGLVPTATDGNMATEFHNLQELRHSASLANKVFIQRDYSEGTTCKFQTKFPSELESRIERTLFEDTVKTLNNYYAEAEKIGGQSYLEGCLACATAYLIFLCMETRYEKVLKKIAKYIQEQNETIYAPRGLLITDPIERGMRVIEISIYEDRGSSGSSSGSSSVSGSTAR; this is encoded by the exons ATGCAGGGACTCGTCCCTACGGCCACGGATGGCAACATGGCGACAGAG TTCCACAACCTGCAGGAGTTGAGGCACAGTGCGTCTCTGGCCAACAAAGTCTTCATCCAGAGAGACTACAGTGAGGGAACCACCTGCAAGTTCCAGACCAAGTTCCCATCCGAGCTGGAGAGCAGG atTGAGCGGACACTGTTTGAGGACACTGTGAAGACGCTCAATAACTACTACGCAGAGGCAGAAAAGATTGGAGGCCAGTCTTATTTGGAGGGCTGTCTGGCCTGTGCTACAGCATATCTTATCTTCCTCTGCATGGAGACACGCTATGAAAAG GTATTGAAGAAGATAGCCAAGTACATACAGGAGCAAAATGAAACGATCTATGCTCCCAGAGGCCTGCTCATCACAGATCCCATAGAAAGGGGAATGCGTGTC ATAGAGATTTCCATCTATGAAGACCGGGGCTCCAGTGGCTCCAGCTCAGGGAGCAGCTCTGTGTCCGGCAGCACCGCTCGATGA